One region of Salvelinus namaycush isolate Seneca chromosome 3, SaNama_1.0, whole genome shotgun sequence genomic DNA includes:
- the LOC120043742 gene encoding transmembrane protease serine 13-like, translating to MRYLLSITYSAVNPKVPRGAPPPPAAKTRQWESPRVPVTLGEKEGNSDHPPPYYLAVVPTQPPPQYGEVVGTRGWSDTPSQPYYINQPMPHANVIHVSHSTPPCLCYGPSLVSGHLSSSEAYQPSEMEKDSCPSNTVECDGQQECKLGSDETNCLRFGSNGALQVKTNSVGSFLPVCYSGWNKGLADQTCAQLGFRASHSTSSVKDGSSTTLTVTGQTCNTIQGKVSVNSSSCLNKDTVSLQCINCGRQQSSRIIGGSAANLGDWPWQVSLHFRGFHTCGGTLVAPDFVVTAAHCFPRKDSSYLVPNNWRLYMGMVSQTMLPVPEMVEKIIVHESYDDNTNNYDIALLKLTHYVHYSNSIQPVCLPAYDKTVSPGTKCWTSGFGTEEGTARGSTSLMEVTVDIIDSSVCNRNTVYNGQVSQNMLCAGDIKGSKDSCQRDGGGPLVCKDSDQRWYLMGVTSWGVGCGRRNMPGVYSRVSRLLPWVYSKMQQARP from the exons AACAGTGACCATCCACCCCCATACTACTTAGCAGTAGTGCCCACCCAGCCCCCTCCTCAGTATGGAGAGGTGGTGGGAACAAGAGGGTGGTCTGACACCCCCTCCCAACCTTACTACATCAACCAGCCGATGCCACATGCAAATGTCATCCATGTCTCTCACAGTACCC CCCCTTGTC TATGTTATGGCCCATCCCTGGTGTCTGGCCACCTAAGCAGCAGTGAAGCCTACCAGCCCAGCGAGATGGAGAAAGACAGCTGTCCCTCCAACACTGTGGAGTGTGATGGCCAACAGGAATGCAAACTGGGCAGTGATGAGACCAATTGTT TACGGTTCGGGTCGAACGGGGCTCTCCAGGTGAAGACAAACAGCGTTGGTAGTTTCCTCCCTGTATGTTACAGTGGCTGGAACAAGGGCCTGGCTGACCAGACCTGTGCACAACTAGGCTTCAGAGC GAGTCATAGCACTAGCAGTGTGAAAGATGGGTCCTCTACCACTCTCACTGTGACAGGGCAGACCTGCAACACCATCCAGGGAAAGGTGTCAGTAAA TAGCTCATCTTGCCTCAACAAGGACACTGTATCCCTGCAGTGTATCA ACTGTGGCCGGCAGCAGTCGTCCAGAATCATAGGGGGCTCTGCAGCGAATCTGGGCGATTGGCCTTGGCAGGTCAGCCTCCACTTTCGGGGCTTTCACACCTGTGGAGGCACCCTGGTGGCTCCTGACTTTGTGGTGACAGCAGCCCACTGCTTCCCCAG GAAAGACTCATCGTACCTGGTGCCCAATAACTGGCGTTTGTACATGGGCATGGTTTCTCAGACGATGCTGCCTGTCCCTGAGATGGTGGAGAAGATCATTGTCCATGAGAGCTATGATGACAACACCAACAACTATGACATTGCCCTGCTTAAACTCACACATTACGTACACTACTCCA aCAGCATCCAgcctgtgtgcctgcctgcctatgACAAGACCGTCTCTCCTGGGACAAAATGCTGGACCTCTGGATTTGGGACAGAGGAGGGGACAG CCCGTGGATCCACAAGTCTTATGGAGGTGACTGTGGACATCATTGACTCCAGTGTATGTAACAGAAACACAGTCTACAATGGCCAGGTCTCTCAGAACATGTTGTGTGCTGGAGATATAAAGGGAAGCAAGGACTCCTGCCAG AGGGACGGTGGAGGTCCTCTGGTGTGTAAGGACTCAGACCAGCGCTGGTACCTGATGGGGGTGACCAGCTGGGGGGTAGGCTGTGGCAGGAGGAACATGCCGGGGGTATACAGTCGTGTCAGCCGCCTGCTGCCCTGGGTCTACAGTAAGATGCAG CAAGCAAGACCGTGA